A window of Mucilaginibacter sp. PAMC 26640 contains these coding sequences:
- a CDS encoding sodium:proton antiporter, with protein MTTYTTLIILSGLVIFSYLFDLIAGKTKIPSVILLLVLGIGIRLIVDYFGLSKFNFNAILPALGTLGLILIVFEGSLELKYSKSKNAIIKKSFLSALTILLLTAVLVTTGFWYISGESIYKCFINAIPFCVVSSAIAIPSASGMSKDKKEFIIYESSFSDILTVILFNFMLSNNNSINIGSFATLGIELILILVVAAASCLLLLYLIGRLTHHVKSFLIIAILILVYCIGQSQHLSSLIIVLALGLFLNNAGQINFTWFRRHFIYPTLGHDIKQLFQLSAESAFLMRTFFFVIFGYTMDLFQLQNLSVIINGGMVLILIYLVRFLYIKGVLKTSLLPELVLVPRGLISVLLYYNLPAAVKIPNVGTGLLFVVILGTSVIMSLGLLATKRQTRSTQEFEDV; from the coding sequence TTGACCACTTATACAACACTCATCATCCTTAGCGGACTGGTTATTTTCAGTTATCTCTTTGATTTAATAGCTGGGAAAACAAAAATCCCTTCTGTCATCCTGTTACTCGTTTTAGGCATCGGTATTAGGTTAATTGTTGATTATTTCGGCTTATCCAAGTTCAATTTCAACGCCATATTACCCGCATTGGGTACACTTGGATTGATCCTTATCGTTTTTGAAGGCTCGCTGGAACTGAAATATAGCAAAAGCAAAAATGCTATTATCAAAAAGTCGTTTCTCTCGGCATTAACGATCCTGCTGCTGACTGCCGTGCTTGTTACAACAGGTTTTTGGTATATCAGCGGCGAAAGTATTTATAAATGCTTTATCAATGCCATACCTTTTTGTGTCGTGAGTTCTGCCATTGCTATTCCGTCGGCATCCGGCATGAGTAAGGACAAGAAAGAATTCATCATCTATGAATCCTCTTTTTCAGATATCCTTACCGTTATCCTGTTCAATTTTATGCTGAGCAATAACAATAGTATTAACATTGGTTCTTTTGCTACGCTGGGTATCGAGCTGATACTAATATTGGTAGTGGCGGCTGCATCTTGCCTGCTCCTACTTTATTTAATAGGCCGCTTAACCCACCATGTAAAATCATTTTTAATTATTGCCATACTAATCCTTGTTTACTGCATTGGTCAATCTCAACATCTGTCATCACTTATCATCGTACTGGCGCTTGGCTTATTTTTAAATAATGCCGGGCAAATTAATTTCACATGGTTTCGGAGACATTTTATTTATCCAACGCTTGGTCATGATATTAAACAATTATTCCAACTCTCTGCAGAAAGTGCCTTCCTGATGCGTACTTTTTTCTTTGTGATCTTTGGGTATACCATGGACCTGTTTCAGCTGCAAAACTTGTCGGTGATCATCAACGGGGGCATGGTGCTGATATTGATATACCTCGTGCGGTTTCTGTATATTAAAGGCGTTTTAAAAACAAGCTTGCTGCCCGAACTGGTGCTTGTGCCAAGGGGATTGATTAGCGTTTTGCTCTACTACAATTTGCCTGCTGCTGTGAAAATTCCAAATGTTGGTACGGGTTTATT
- a CDS encoding oxidoreductase: MAHLFSPLKIKGIELKNRIVVSPMCEYSSTDGFANNWHLVHLGARAVGGAGLIITEATAVSPEGRISYGDLGIWKDEQIAKLKEITNFIEEQGAFAGVQLSHAGGKASHEVPWKGGKEIAAEHENGWEALPPSPIAFTASETAPLELDNEGIDKIIADFRSAAVRSLAAGFRVIELHGAHGYLIHEFLSPLSNQRTDGYGGSFENRIRFLLEIIAAVQEVWPEEYPLFVRISATDWTEGGWTIDDSIAVAKVLLDKGVDLIDCSTGGNVAGAKIPLKPGYQVEFAEAVKKQVDILTGAVGLITEAKQANEIIESGQADVVLLARELLRDPHFPLRAAHELGVETKWPSQYERAQW, encoded by the coding sequence ATGGCGCATCTTTTTTCCCCGCTCAAAATTAAAGGTATCGAACTAAAGAATCGTATAGTTGTATCGCCGATGTGTGAATATTCCAGTACAGATGGTTTTGCAAATAACTGGCATCTGGTGCATTTAGGTGCCCGCGCCGTAGGTGGTGCCGGTTTAATAATTACTGAGGCCACTGCAGTATCTCCGGAAGGCCGCATTTCTTACGGCGACTTAGGTATTTGGAAAGATGAGCAGATTGCAAAGCTGAAAGAGATCACTAATTTTATTGAAGAACAAGGTGCATTTGCGGGGGTCCAGTTGTCTCATGCCGGTGGAAAGGCAAGTCACGAGGTGCCTTGGAAAGGAGGGAAGGAGATTGCTGCTGAACACGAAAATGGCTGGGAGGCCCTGCCGCCAAGCCCTATTGCATTTACGGCTTCAGAAACCGCCCCGCTGGAGCTGGACAACGAAGGCATCGATAAAATAATAGCAGATTTTCGGTCGGCGGCTGTACGCTCTTTAGCTGCCGGTTTTAGGGTTATTGAGTTGCATGGCGCGCACGGCTACCTCATTCATGAGTTTTTGTCGCCTTTAAGCAACCAGCGTACCGACGGTTACGGCGGATCCTTTGAGAACCGGATTCGGTTTTTGTTAGAGATTATAGCCGCAGTACAAGAAGTTTGGCCGGAGGAATACCCTTTATTTGTGCGCATCTCTGCAACCGACTGGACAGAAGGAGGTTGGACGATTGACGATTCGATAGCAGTGGCAAAGGTGTTGCTGGATAAGGGCGTTGACCTGATAGATTGCTCTACCGGTGGCAACGTTGCAGGCGCTAAAATCCCGTTGAAGCCGGGCTATCAGGTGGAGTTTGCCGAAGCTGTAAAAAAGCAGGTTGATATTTTAACAGGGGCAGTTGGGCTGATAACCGAAGCTAAACAAGCCAATGAAATTATAGAAAGCGGCCAGGCAGACGTTGTATTACTTGCCCGAGAATTGCTGCGCGATCCTCATTTTCCGCTTCGCGCTGCACATGAGTTGGGTGTGGAGACCAAATGGCCTTCGCAGTATGAGAGGGCACAGTGGTAA
- a CDS encoding peroxiredoxin: MKRTANAHWNGTLQEGKGEITTQSTILNKTQYSFKTRFADGIGTNPEELIAAAHAGCFTMAVGAALTQQGITPGDLTTDAILDLDMQALEIKGIHLEMKASVIDGVDEAKFKEVAEGAKSGCIISKALSVPITLTVTYA; this comes from the coding sequence ATGAAACGTACAGCAAATGCACATTGGAACGGCACCTTGCAAGAAGGTAAAGGCGAGATCACTACCCAGAGCACTATTCTTAACAAAACACAATATTCTTTCAAAACCCGCTTTGCGGATGGTATCGGTACTAATCCGGAGGAGCTGATAGCTGCTGCACATGCAGGTTGTTTCACAATGGCAGTTGGCGCGGCATTAACTCAGCAAGGTATTACCCCTGGTGACTTAACCACTGACGCTATCCTGGATCTGGATATGCAGGCATTGGAGATCAAAGGCATCCACCTGGAAATGAAAGCATCTGTAATTGATGGTGTCGACGAAGCTAAATTTAAAGAAGTTGCAGAAGGTGCTAAATCCGGCTGTATCATATCTAAAGCGTTAAGCGTGCCAATTACCTTAACTGTTACTTACGCGTAA
- a CDS encoding AI-2E family transporter yields MKIKDQPFYIQATAVLFGLVLLVYCLATLTDILVPIAFAAFLAVLLNPLVNRLERMKIPKGVAIGVALLIAILVVVAVFYFLSTQMVQFGDSLPMLKKKFGEISIHFKDWIQATFGVAIAKQDQMVKEALGNSQAMLGKTLGGLLGTLSIVVLLPVYIFFMLLYKTLILNFLYEVFAEENSKKVTEVLSETKAAIQSYIVGLLIETLIVAVMNSAALMLLGVKYGILIGCIGAILNLIPYLGGIVAIALPVLMATVTKDGFSTQLGVIGAYIVIQFIDNNILVPRIVSSKVQINALMSIVVVLLGNQLWGLSGMFLSIPFVAVLKIIFDRIDDLKPWGKLLGDNIPTRHMGQRWGNRNRQKVVVPNEKQ; encoded by the coding sequence ATAAAAATTAAAGACCAACCATTTTACATCCAGGCCACTGCGGTGCTGTTTGGACTGGTTCTGCTGGTGTATTGCCTGGCTACGCTTACCGATATTTTAGTCCCGATTGCTTTTGCGGCGTTTCTCGCCGTGTTGCTCAATCCGCTGGTAAACCGGCTCGAGCGGATGAAAATACCCAAGGGTGTGGCTATTGGGGTGGCTTTACTGATAGCCATTTTGGTGGTTGTAGCGGTGTTTTATTTTTTGTCGACACAAATGGTACAGTTCGGCGATTCGCTGCCCATGCTGAAGAAGAAGTTCGGCGAGATCAGCATACACTTTAAAGACTGGATCCAGGCAACTTTTGGAGTTGCCATAGCCAAGCAGGATCAAATGGTGAAAGAAGCGCTGGGCAACAGCCAGGCCATGCTGGGCAAAACCCTTGGCGGCTTGCTGGGTACTTTAAGTATAGTAGTTTTACTGCCGGTATATATCTTCTTTATGCTGCTTTATAAAACGCTGATCCTCAATTTTCTGTATGAGGTTTTTGCCGAAGAAAACTCCAAAAAAGTTACCGAGGTATTATCAGAAACCAAAGCGGCCATACAAAGCTATATCGTGGGCCTTTTGATAGAAACGCTGATAGTGGCTGTCATGAATTCTGCAGCGCTGATGTTGCTGGGCGTAAAATACGGTATCCTGATTGGCTGTATCGGTGCGATTCTGAATCTGATCCCCTACCTGGGCGGTATTGTGGCCATAGCTTTACCGGTATTAATGGCTACGGTAACTAAAGATGGCTTTTCTACACAATTAGGCGTGATCGGTGCGTATATCGTGATCCAGTTTATTGATAATAATATTCTGGTGCCGCGTATCGTATCTTCAAAAGTGCAGATCAACGCACTGATGTCGATAGTGGTGGTATTGCTGGGTAACCAACTCTGGGGATTATCGGGCATGTTCCTTTCTATCCCATTTGTTGCGGTGTTAAAAATCATTTTCGACCGGATAGACGACCTCAAGCCATGGGGCAAACTGCTGGGCGATAACATCCCAACCAGGCACATGGGCCAGCGCTGGGGCAACCGCAACCGCCAAAAGGTAGTGGTGCCAAATGAAAAACAATAA
- a CDS encoding glycine--tRNA ligase has product MSKSTDELFKNVISHAKEYGFVFQSSEIYDGLSAVYDYGQNGVELKNNIKTYWWKAMVQMNDNIVGLDSAIFMHPTIWKASGHVDGFSDPMIDNKDSNKRYRADQLLEDKIAKLDEEGKTSEAEELQLEMDNALKAEDLPRLRELIIEQNITCPLSKTANWTDVRQFNLMFSTQVGAIADESETIYLRPETAQGIFVNYLNVQKSGRMKIPFGIAQIGKAFRNEVIARQFIIRMREFEQMEMQYFVRPGTQREWFDKWKTARLNWHLALGTDAAKYRYHEHTKLAHYADAAYDIEFDFPFGFKEVEGIHSRTDFDLSQHEKFSRKKMQYFDPEVDPETGKPYGNYIPYVIETSIGLDRMFLLTMINAFEEEDLSTEERQDSRTVLRLHPCLAPVKAAIFPLTKKDGLPEKAREIMDSLKLNFNLQYEEKDAIGKRYRRQDAIGTPFCITVDHQTLEDNTVTIRHRDSMAQERVAADQLEKIIGDLVSWKNLL; this is encoded by the coding sequence ATGAGCAAATCGACCGACGAACTTTTTAAAAATGTTATATCGCACGCCAAAGAATATGGCTTTGTTTTCCAGAGCAGTGAGATCTATGACGGCCTGAGTGCTGTTTATGATTACGGCCAAAACGGTGTGGAACTAAAAAACAACATCAAGACCTATTGGTGGAAAGCCATGGTGCAGATGAACGATAACATTGTAGGGCTTGATTCTGCTATATTTATGCACCCCACCATCTGGAAAGCAAGCGGCCACGTAGACGGCTTCAGCGACCCGATGATTGATAATAAGGATAGCAATAAACGTTACCGTGCAGACCAGTTACTGGAAGATAAAATTGCTAAACTGGACGAAGAAGGCAAAACCAGCGAAGCGGAAGAGCTGCAGCTGGAGATGGATAACGCTTTAAAAGCGGAAGACCTGCCCCGCCTGCGCGAGCTAATTATTGAACAAAACATTACCTGCCCGCTTAGTAAAACCGCCAACTGGACGGATGTGCGCCAGTTTAACCTGATGTTTAGCACACAGGTAGGTGCCATAGCTGATGAGTCGGAAACCATTTATCTTCGCCCGGAGACGGCGCAGGGTATTTTTGTAAACTACTTAAACGTGCAAAAATCTGGCAGGATGAAGATCCCTTTCGGTATTGCGCAAATTGGTAAAGCTTTTCGTAACGAAGTGATTGCCCGGCAGTTCATCATTCGTATGCGCGAATTTGAGCAGATGGAAATGCAATATTTTGTACGCCCCGGCACGCAGCGCGAGTGGTTTGACAAATGGAAAACAGCGCGTTTGAACTGGCACCTGGCCTTAGGTACCGATGCTGCCAAATACCGATACCATGAGCATACCAAGCTGGCGCATTATGCGGATGCCGCCTACGATATTGAATTTGATTTCCCGTTTGGCTTCAAAGAGGTGGAAGGCATCCACAGCCGTACAGATTTCGACCTGAGCCAGCATGAGAAGTTCTCGCGTAAAAAAATGCAGTACTTTGATCCTGAGGTTGACCCGGAAACCGGCAAGCCTTATGGTAACTATATACCCTATGTAATTGAAACATCGATAGGTTTAGACCGGATGTTTTTGCTGACGATGATCAATGCTTTTGAGGAAGAAGACCTGAGCACTGAAGAACGCCAGGACAGCCGTACCGTTTTACGCCTGCACCCTTGCCTGGCTCCTGTTAAAGCCGCTATTTTCCCGCTGACCAAGAAAGATGGCCTGCCGGAAAAAGCCCGCGAAATAATGGACAGCTTAAAGCTGAACTTCAACCTGCAATACGAAGAGAAGGATGCTATCGGTAAACGCTACCGACGCCAGGATGCCATTGGAACGCCTTTCTGCATCACGGTAGATCACCAGACCTTGGAGGATAACACCGTTACCATCCGCCACCGCGACAGCATGGCCCAGGAGCGCGTAGCCGCTGATCAGCTGGAAAAGATCATTGGCGATTTGGTAAGCTGGAAGAATTTATTGTAG
- a CDS encoding multidrug ABC transporter ATP-binding protein has protein sequence MSISVSGLTKIYGQQKAVDNISFSAGPGVLGFLGPNGAGKSTTMKMLTCFIPQTSGSAAVCGFDISKNPLEVKQNIGYLPESNPLYTDMYVKEALAFVAGIHKLSQPEKRIKEVLEQTGLAPEQHKKINQLSKGYRQRVGLAQAIIHDPQVLILDEPTSGLDPNQLIGIRQLITDLGRTKTIVLSTHIMQEVEAVCSRVIIINKGTIAANDTLQNLRDSNDGKSLESIFISLTN, from the coding sequence ATGAGCATTTCGGTATCAGGTTTAACAAAAATTTACGGGCAGCAGAAAGCGGTGGATAATATTTCATTTTCTGCAGGACCGGGCGTGTTGGGTTTTTTGGGGCCAAATGGCGCGGGTAAATCTACCACCATGAAAATGCTCACCTGTTTTATTCCGCAAACATCGGGCAGCGCAGCTGTATGCGGGTTTGATATCAGCAAAAACCCCCTGGAGGTAAAGCAAAACATCGGTTACCTGCCGGAGAGTAACCCGCTGTATACTGATATGTATGTAAAAGAAGCGCTGGCATTTGTGGCGGGCATCCACAAACTATCCCAACCGGAAAAACGCATCAAGGAAGTGCTTGAACAAACCGGCCTGGCGCCCGAGCAGCATAAAAAGATCAACCAGCTTTCAAAAGGATACCGCCAAAGAGTAGGGCTGGCGCAAGCTATCATCCATGATCCGCAGGTGCTGATACTGGATGAACCCACCTCCGGGCTGGATCCAAACCAGTTGATTGGTATCCGCCAGCTGATAACCGATTTGGGCAGAACCAAAACCATTGTATTATCCACCCATATTATGCAGGAGGTGGAGGCCGTGTGCAGCCGGGTAATTATTATTAATAAAGGCACCATAGCAGCAAACGATACCCTGCAAAACCTGCGGGATAGTAATGACGGCAAATCACTGGAAAGCATCTTCATCAGCTTAACTAATTAA
- a CDS encoding gliding motility-associated ABC transporter substrate-binding protein GldG: MIALQIFSTWAFTRFDFTREKRFTISPVSRNILDSLSGPVTVSVYLQGDNFPGGIKRLQTGVKDMLSDLQAYSNRKLTFIFVDPLKGQSQEQQKQTFENLASQGVEAQNLSVKTEDGVQQKVMFPFALVNSGDKSIPVKLLETQSNLNSSYEEQLNNSIQNLEYAFTSAIKKVSRGGRERIGFTEGHQELDDVQLNDGMRSLSDGYLVGRVNLTTIPFDSLRKLGLLVIAKPNKAFTELEKFKIDQYLMRGGRVLWAIDQVSAELDSLRGHGGEQLAFNKELNLDDQLFSYGVRINYDLIADMNCAEIPVTTGNLGGQAQIQLLRWLFYPIYIPLSKHPIVKNLDGISSQFASTIDLLDVKNIRKTVLLNTSPYNKKIRVPYMMSLQALQQEPKREEFDNPQRITGVLLEGKFKSDFRNRPIPDGLNEKVEIIPESKATKMVVLSDGDILRNQVGADGSPYPLGYDRYTHQTFGNKNLLLNIADYMADDSGLISLRNKEIQLRLLDKARVRSEKLTWQIINNVVPIAIVLIFAIFQHYIRKRKYAH; encoded by the coding sequence ATGATAGCCCTTCAAATATTTTCTACATGGGCATTTACCCGTTTCGATTTTACCAGGGAGAAGCGCTTTACCATATCGCCCGTCAGCCGCAATATATTGGATAGTTTGAGTGGGCCAGTTACCGTCAGCGTTTATTTGCAGGGGGATAATTTTCCTGGTGGCATTAAGCGCTTGCAAACGGGTGTTAAAGATATGCTGAGCGATCTGCAGGCTTACAGTAACCGCAAGCTAACTTTTATTTTTGTGGACCCGTTGAAGGGGCAATCGCAGGAGCAGCAAAAACAAACGTTTGAGAACCTCGCATCACAAGGGGTAGAGGCACAAAACCTAAGTGTTAAAACAGAAGATGGTGTACAGCAAAAGGTAATGTTTCCATTTGCACTGGTTAACTCTGGCGATAAAAGCATCCCCGTGAAATTGCTGGAGACGCAGAGCAATCTCAATTCATCGTACGAGGAGCAACTGAATAACTCCATCCAAAACCTGGAATACGCATTTACATCGGCCATTAAAAAAGTGAGCCGCGGAGGCAGGGAAAGGATTGGTTTTACAGAAGGGCACCAGGAGCTGGACGATGTACAGCTAAATGACGGGATGCGTTCATTGTCCGACGGCTATTTAGTAGGCCGGGTAAACTTGACTACGATACCATTTGATAGCCTGCGCAAGTTGGGCCTGCTGGTGATAGCAAAACCCAATAAAGCGTTTACCGAGCTGGAAAAATTTAAGATAGATCAATATCTTATGCGTGGTGGCCGCGTGCTTTGGGCGATTGACCAGGTAAGCGCGGAGCTGGACAGCCTTAGGGGCCACGGCGGCGAACAACTGGCATTTAATAAAGAACTGAACCTGGACGATCAATTGTTCAGCTATGGTGTGCGGATCAATTATGATCTCATCGCCGATATGAACTGTGCCGAGATCCCGGTAACCACGGGTAATTTGGGGGGGCAGGCACAGATCCAGTTACTGCGATGGTTGTTTTATCCCATTTATATTCCGCTATCCAAACATCCTATCGTAAAAAACCTGGATGGCATCAGCAGCCAGTTTGCCAGTACCATCGATCTGCTGGATGTGAAGAACATCAGAAAAACGGTATTGCTGAATACCTCTCCTTATAACAAAAAGATCAGGGTGCCTTACATGATGTCCCTACAGGCCCTGCAGCAGGAGCCAAAGCGGGAGGAATTTGATAATCCGCAGCGCATTACCGGCGTATTGCTGGAGGGTAAATTCAAGTCTGATTTCCGTAACCGGCCCATTCCCGACGGGCTGAACGAAAAGGTGGAGATCATTCCAGAGAGTAAAGCAACCAAAATGGTGGTGCTGAGCGATGGTGATATTTTGCGTAACCAGGTAGGGGCCGATGGCTCGCCATACCCGTTAGGGTACGACCGTTACACCCACCAAACCTTTGGCAACAAAAACCTGCTGCTGAACATTGCCGATTATATGGCGGATGATTCGGGGCTGATATCGCTGAGGAATAAAGAGATCCAGCTGCGGTTGCTGGATAAAGCCCGTGTGCGCAGCGAGAAACTCACCTGGCAGATCATCAACAATGTAGTGCCGATAGCAATAGTGTTAATATTCGCTATTTTTCAACATTATATCCGCAAGCGGAAGTATGCACATTAA
- a CDS encoding DNA polymerase III subunit beta has protein sequence MRFIVSTSTLLKQLQSVSGALSNSTVLPILENFLFEIKDGNLTISATDLQTSMTTSLPVEAKENGRIAIPSRILLDTLKSLPEQPVAFSVDDKTFAIEISAGDGKYKLSGENGEDFPKIPVVENASSVNLPASVLGEAINKTIFAVSNDELRPAMTGVYCQLSSQHLTFVATDAHKLVRYRRKDAKADSTTSFILPKKALTLLKSALPDSDVNVSVEYNSTSAFFKFNNINLVCRLIDERYPDYEAVIPKENPNKLAIDRLAFLGSLSRVAIYANKTTHQVRLKINGSELNISSEDIDFANEAHERLSCQYEGDDLEIGFNARFLIEMLKNLTCEEVSLEMSTPNRAGLLLPQGGDENEDVLMLVMPVMLNSYA, from the coding sequence ATGAGATTTATAGTTTCCACATCAACATTACTCAAGCAACTGCAGTCTGTAAGCGGAGCGCTAAGCAATAGCACCGTATTGCCGATACTGGAAAACTTTTTGTTCGAGATAAAAGACGGAAACTTAACCATTTCTGCAACCGACCTGCAAACCAGCATGACTACCTCCTTGCCGGTAGAGGCAAAAGAAAATGGCCGTATAGCGATCCCGTCACGCATCCTGCTGGATACTTTAAAATCACTGCCAGAGCAGCCGGTAGCTTTCTCTGTAGATGATAAAACTTTTGCCATTGAGATTAGCGCCGGAGACGGTAAATACAAACTGAGCGGCGAGAATGGCGAAGATTTCCCGAAGATCCCGGTAGTTGAGAACGCATCATCGGTAAACCTGCCCGCATCTGTGTTGGGCGAGGCGATCAACAAAACCATCTTCGCGGTAAGCAACGATGAGTTGCGCCCAGCCATGACGGGTGTATATTGCCAGCTAAGCAGCCAGCACCTTACCTTTGTAGCTACTGATGCCCATAAGCTGGTACGTTACCGCCGTAAAGATGCCAAGGCAGATAGCACCACCTCTTTTATCCTCCCGAAAAAAGCGTTAACACTTTTAAAATCTGCTTTGCCGGATAGCGATGTAAACGTATCGGTAGAGTATAACAGCACCAGCGCATTTTTCAAGTTCAACAATATTAACCTGGTTTGCCGCCTGATTGATGAGCGCTACCCGGATTACGAAGCGGTTATCCCGAAGGAAAACCCTAATAAATTAGCGATAGACCGTTTGGCTTTCCTGGGTTCATTGAGCCGTGTTGCCATCTATGCCAATAAAACCACTCACCAGGTACGTTTAAAAATAAACGGCAGTGAGCTAAATATTTCATCAGAAGATATTGATTTTGCAAACGAGGCACATGAGCGCCTGAGCTGCCAGTACGAAGGTGATGACCTTGAAATTGGTTTCAATGCCCGCTTCCTGATAGAGATGCTGAAGAATTTAACCTGCGAAGAGGTATCGTTAGAGATGTCGACCCCTAACCGTGCCGGTTTATTGCTGCCACAAGGCGGTGATGAAAACGAAGATGTTTTGATGCTGGTAATGCCGGTAATGCTGAACAGCTACGCATAA
- a CDS encoding S1/P1 Nuclease: MKRVLLSCLTGSLIIVLCSSWGFFAHYRIHRAAVFTLPKEMAGFYRANIEFITEHAISADKKRYVDSLEAPHHFFDADHYGKQPFKVMPQHWIDAAAKYSSDTLNKYGTVPWIINANYYWLVNAFKRHDTTAILTLSANLGHYLSDAHVPLHLSANYDGQLTNQTGLHGLWESRLPELFSNRYNFYVGKARYIPNPLAEAFAICRASYKSVDTVLRFERILNKRFTDSTKYAMEQRGNRMVKVYSVAYSRAYHHMLAGMVQRKMRQSVLSVGSFWFSAWVDAGQPDLNKMIAKPLSAEQIRQINEEAALYRKGKVLILEKN, translated from the coding sequence ATGAAGCGTGTGCTCCTCTCCTGCCTTACCGGTTCCCTTATCATCGTCCTCTGCTCCTCATGGGGGTTTTTCGCGCATTACCGCATTCACAGGGCGGCCGTTTTTACCCTGCCTAAAGAAATGGCAGGCTTTTACCGCGCTAACATTGAGTTCATTACCGAACATGCCATCAGCGCCGATAAAAAGCGCTACGTCGATTCGCTGGAAGCCCCGCACCATTTCTTTGACGCAGATCATTATGGCAAACAGCCTTTTAAGGTGATGCCGCAGCACTGGATAGATGCCGCCGCCAAATACTCTTCAGATACATTGAACAAATATGGCACGGTGCCCTGGATCATCAATGCCAATTACTACTGGCTGGTGAATGCTTTTAAACGACACGATACGACGGCTATCCTAACCCTCTCTGCCAACCTGGGGCATTATCTTTCTGATGCGCATGTGCCGCTGCACCTTAGCGCCAACTACGATGGCCAACTGACTAATCAAACCGGCCTGCATGGCCTGTGGGAAAGCCGCCTGCCGGAACTTTTCAGCAACAGGTACAATTTTTATGTGGGTAAGGCCAGGTATATTCCAAATCCCCTTGCAGAGGCTTTTGCCATTTGCCGGGCATCCTATAAATCGGTGGATACCGTGCTTCGCTTTGAGCGGATATTGAATAAACGCTTTACCGACTCCACCAAGTACGCCATGGAACAGCGCGGCAATCGCATGGTCAAAGTATATTCGGTGGCTTATAGCAGGGCATATCACCATATGCTGGCGGGGATGGTGCAGCGCAAAATGCGGCAATCTGTTTTAAGCGTTGGCAGCTTTTGGTTTTCGGCATGGGTAGATGCCGGCCAGCCTGACCTGAATAAAATGATCGCTAAGCCCCTATCCGCAGAGCAAATTCGACAAATAAATGAGGAAGCAGCTTTATACCGGAAAGGTAAAGTGCTAATTCTGGAAAAAAATTAA
- a CDS encoding 30S ribosomal protein S20 produces the protein MANHKSSLKRIRSNAAKRLRNRYQAKTTRNAIKKLRGTTTKVDATPLLSKVISMLDRLAKKNVIHKNKASNNKSKLTKFVNALS, from the coding sequence ATGGCAAATCATAAATCATCCTTAAAAAGAATCAGATCAAACGCTGCGAAGCGTCTGCGCAATAGGTACCAGGCTAAAACCACCAGGAACGCTATTAAAAAGTTAAGAGGCACTACCACTAAAGTTGATGCAACTCCTCTATTGTCTAAAGTGATCTCTATGTTAGATCGTTTAGCTAAAAAGAACGTTATCCACAAAAACAAAGCTTCTAACAATAAATCTAAGCTTACCAAATTTGTAAATGCTTTAAGCTAA